In a genomic window of Desulfomicrobium macestii:
- a CDS encoding outer membrane homotrimeric porin, with protein sequence MKRFALVALLAAMLFGVATTVSATELKVKGNLDVYGMWSANLMDHDSDVADGDNYMTTQRMRTYFTYVANENLKAVLGLEIDNVWGDGTAADWGTDGKGNIEVKHAYIDFNFPDTAINVKAGLQYVALPSVFGNPVFEDDAAALVVSAPINDMFGLTVGYTRGVDKNYNTSSVSSSFNGTDWNDAAFSDKDDIDMAFLAAPITLDGFSVTPYFGYAWIGQNSGYGNEVDSGSYEIDGVKVSVSETTKPGWTDDATVWVLGANAELTMFDPLTFAADLIYGELDAEAENDDYTSKGWYAALAASYKMDMLTATLFTTYATGADEDADKDNNLPTLAEGWGLTPYIGGVRAFSTTYDSFATDALGVGSDGTGLWTVGLVLDDITFVEKLTHKLVIAYARGTGDDSKAFDETGDTYNNLFTKEDSAWELYFVNKYMIYENLAAINELGYFKGTSELYEDANDDDLDASYFATVGFSYKF encoded by the coding sequence ATGAAACGTTTTGCACTCGTAGCTCTGCTGGCAGCCATGCTGTTCGGCGTAGCCACCACGGTTTCCGCCACCGAACTGAAGGTGAAAGGAAACTTGGATGTTTACGGAATGTGGTCAGCCAACCTGATGGATCACGATTCCGATGTTGCGGATGGTGACAACTACATGACCACCCAGCGCATGCGCACCTACTTCACCTATGTTGCCAACGAGAACCTGAAGGCCGTTTTGGGCCTGGAAATTGACAACGTTTGGGGCGACGGCACTGCTGCTGATTGGGGCACCGACGGCAAAGGCAATATCGAAGTCAAGCACGCTTACATAGACTTCAACTTCCCGGATACCGCCATCAACGTCAAAGCCGGTCTGCAGTATGTTGCCCTGCCTAGCGTTTTCGGTAACCCTGTCTTTGAAGACGACGCAGCCGCTCTGGTTGTGAGCGCTCCCATCAATGACATGTTTGGCCTGACTGTTGGTTACACCCGCGGTGTCGACAAAAACTACAATACTTCCTCTGTTTCCAGCAGCTTTAATGGAACGGATTGGAATGACGCTGCATTCTCTGACAAGGACGATATCGACATGGCCTTCTTGGCCGCTCCCATCACCTTGGACGGATTCAGTGTAACGCCCTACTTTGGGTATGCATGGATCGGCCAGAATTCCGGATATGGCAATGAGGTTGATTCTGGTTCTTACGAGATCGACGGTGTCAAAGTTTCCGTTTCTGAAACCACCAAGCCCGGCTGGACTGATGACGCGACTGTATGGGTTCTCGGTGCCAATGCCGAACTGACCATGTTTGATCCGTTGACTTTTGCTGCCGACTTGATCTATGGCGAACTTGATGCCGAAGCAGAAAATGACGACTACACCAGCAAAGGCTGGTACGCAGCTCTGGCTGCTTCTTACAAGATGGACATGCTGACCGCCACCTTGTTCACCACTTACGCAACTGGCGCAGATGAAGATGCAGACAAAGACAACAACCTGCCTACTCTGGCTGAAGGTTGGGGCCTGACTCCCTACATCGGCGGAGTGCGCGCTTTCAGCACCACTTATGATTCCTTTGCAACCGATGCCCTGGGTGTTGGCAGCGATGGAACCGGCCTGTGGACTGTTGGCTTGGTTCTTGACGACATAACCTTCGTTGAAAAGCTGACCCACAAGTTAGTCATTGCTTACGCTCGGGGTACCGGCGATGATTCCAAAGCTTTTGATGAAACCGGTGACACTTACAACAATCTCTTCACCAAAGAAGACAGCGCTTGGGAATTGTACTTTGTCAACAAGTACATGATTTATGAAAACCTCGCTGCCATCAACGAACTGGGCTATTTCAAGGGCACCAGCGAGCTGTATGAAGATGCTAACGACGACGACCTCGACGCTTCCTACTTCGCCACCGTCGGCTTCTCTTACAAGTTCTAA
- a CDS encoding FG-GAP-like repeat-containing protein — protein MFKRLLINLAVLLLCAAPALAQEAKTFAVLPFGVHGPQEYQYLSQGIQSMLTTRLTWPENFTPLDAGTVKKTVTKLPADSGAAEKIRQALGVDYLVWGSLTVMGQECSLDVNTVDPTGTNQPRPTQTQLSKVIPTLETVAQDINTQVFGKPETAVAKAQPVVTPMNEALIVNETKAGTAYANPSLKYEDADTSMGRWRSQTLPFASRGMVVCDGDGDGQNEVFLMTSSSIIAYKVAEGQMRQVAEMNLPNGRNYVRLNSIDLNRDGRVELVIAAAIGKDPKSLIVEFENNKFSIQQDFIPYFLGVLNMPPAFTPTLVGQGVGKIKYMESTIHQMIKTVGKYELGPAISLPMGGNVFNVTFLPHESDYQIIMIDDYDRMRVFSSSGALLTVTDETYAGSNLGIEYHSAALGLKAPDGKQAPQDMVYIPLRAIPTNLDKDNRFEMIISRNISVSAQFFSNYRDYPQGEIHALYWDGVGMSLQWKTARIKGTVSDYALTDFDNDGLLDLVVNINTHTGMAGTSRKKTMVVAYPLDLSQTGAEDQKTVQ, from the coding sequence ATGTTCAAGAGACTTCTCATCAACCTCGCCGTCCTGCTTCTTTGCGCCGCCCCGGCCCTGGCCCAGGAGGCCAAGACCTTCGCGGTGCTGCCCTTTGGGGTGCATGGACCGCAGGAGTATCAATATTTGAGCCAGGGCATTCAGAGCATGCTGACCACACGCCTGACCTGGCCCGAAAATTTCACTCCCCTTGATGCAGGGACAGTCAAAAAGACCGTGACCAAACTGCCCGCGGATTCCGGCGCGGCCGAAAAGATCCGCCAGGCGCTGGGCGTCGACTATCTGGTCTGGGGATCGCTGACCGTCATGGGTCAGGAATGCAGCCTGGACGTCAACACCGTGGACCCCACGGGCACAAACCAGCCCCGCCCCACGCAGACGCAGCTGAGCAAGGTCATCCCGACCCTCGAAACGGTCGCCCAGGACATCAACACCCAGGTCTTCGGCAAGCCCGAAACGGCCGTGGCCAAGGCCCAGCCCGTGGTCACCCCCATGAACGAAGCCCTCATCGTCAACGAAACCAAGGCAGGCACGGCCTACGCCAACCCGTCCCTCAAGTACGAAGACGCCGACACCTCCATGGGCCGCTGGCGCAGCCAGACCCTGCCGTTCGCTTCGCGCGGGATGGTGGTGTGTGATGGGGACGGGGATGGACAGAATGAAGTGTTCCTGATGACATCCTCTTCAATCATCGCATACAAGGTTGCCGAAGGTCAGATGCGGCAAGTCGCAGAGATGAATCTGCCCAACGGCCGCAATTATGTCCGTCTTAATAGCATAGATCTGAACCGCGACGGCCGCGTGGAACTTGTCATCGCCGCAGCCATAGGCAAAGATCCAAAGTCGCTCATCGTTGAGTTCGAAAATAACAAATTCTCCATTCAGCAAGACTTCATCCCCTATTTTCTTGGCGTCTTGAACATGCCCCCGGCTTTCACTCCTACCCTTGTTGGGCAAGGTGTCGGCAAGATCAAATATATGGAGAGCACAATCCATCAGATGATCAAAACCGTGGGCAAATACGAACTGGGTCCGGCAATCAGCCTGCCCATGGGCGGAAATGTTTTCAACGTGACGTTCCTCCCCCATGAAAGCGACTACCAGATCATTATGATTGATGATTACGACCGCATGCGCGTCTTCAGCTCCTCCGGGGCATTGCTGACCGTGACGGATGAAACCTACGCTGGCTCCAATCTGGGCATAGAATACCATTCTGCCGCATTAGGTTTAAAGGCTCCCGATGGCAAACAAGCCCCTCAGGACATGGTCTACATCCCGCTGCGCGCCATTCCGACCAACCTTGATAAAGACAACCGCTTCGAGATGATCATCAGCCGCAATATTTCAGTTTCGGCGCAGTTCTTTTCCAATTACCGCGACTACCCCCAGGGTGAAATCCACGCCCTTTACTGGGATGGAGTAGGCATGAGCCTGCAGTGGAAGACGGCTCGCATCAAGGGTACGGTTTCGGACTACGCCCTGACCGATTTTGACAACGACGGGTTGCTGGATCTGGTAGTCAATATCAATACGCATACAGGCATGGCCGGCACGTCCCGGAAAAAGACAATGGTTGTGGCCTATCCACTTGATCTTTCCCAGACCGGGGCGGAAGACCAAAAAACTGTACAGTAA